The following proteins come from a genomic window of Mariniflexile sp. TRM1-10:
- a CDS encoding glycosyltransferase family 9 protein, producing MKILIVQQKMIGDVLLSTMLCEQIKKNIPNTNVHYLINSNTEAVVTNNPYIDRIIFFTDEYRNSKWSFYSFLKGITRENYDVVIDAYCKLESMLVSLFSKANVKISMDKWYARHIYTKTFKYVRAEYSNVGLAVENRLKLLKPLIGDLKEVASPPKVHLTDNEILNARLFLEKNAVDFYNPIIMINILGSSVQKTYPLLYMAEIIDHVACQENFTILFNYMPSQLKEAKELYSLCSSASKAKIKFDVYTPSLRTFLGILYHCHALIGNEGGAINMAKALNVPTFSIFSPWVEKATWETFKYTKRNVAVHLNDYEPLLIKGKSSKELKKDTQKLYSKFKPLFFKEKIGHFLDSLILKKNRI from the coding sequence ATGAAAATTCTAATTGTTCAACAAAAAATGATAGGTGATGTTCTTTTAAGCACCATGCTTTGCGAACAAATCAAAAAAAATATTCCAAATACAAATGTTCATTATTTAATAAACTCAAATACAGAAGCAGTTGTTACAAACAATCCATATATAGACCGTATCATTTTTTTTACTGATGAATATCGAAATAGCAAGTGGTCCTTCTATAGCTTTTTAAAAGGTATAACAAGAGAGAATTATGATGTTGTCATAGATGCCTATTGCAAATTGGAGAGTATGCTGGTTAGTTTGTTTTCTAAAGCGAATGTTAAAATTTCGATGGACAAATGGTATGCTAGGCATATATATACCAAGACTTTTAAATATGTAAGAGCTGAATATTCAAATGTAGGGCTCGCTGTTGAAAATAGATTAAAATTACTCAAACCTCTTATTGGCGATTTAAAAGAAGTTGCAAGCCCCCCAAAAGTACATTTAACAGATAATGAAATTTTAAATGCTCGATTATTTTTAGAAAAAAACGCCGTAGATTTTTATAATCCAATCATTATGATAAATATTTTAGGAAGTAGCGTACAAAAAACATACCCACTCTTATATATGGCTGAAATAATTGACCATGTGGCATGCCAAGAGAATTTTACTATTTTATTCAACTATATGCCTTCACAGTTAAAAGAGGCTAAGGAACTTTATAGCCTATGCTCATCTGCATCAAAAGCTAAAATTAAATTTGATGTTTACACTCCTTCACTGCGAACCTTCTTAGGTATTTTGTACCATTGCCATGCTCTTATTGGTAATGAAGGCGGAGCAATAAATATGGCAAAGGCACTCAATGTGCCAACTTTTAGCATATTCTCTCCCTGGGTAGAAAAAGCAACTTGGGAAACTTTTAAATATACTAAGCGTAATGTAGCAGTACATTTAAATGATTACGAACCTTTGCTCATTAAAGGTAAATCCAGCAAAGAATTAAAAAAGGATACCCAAAAACTCTATAGTAAATTCAAACCTTTGTTTTTTAAGGAAAAAATTGGTCATTTTTTAGATAGTCTAATTCTTAAGAAAAATAGAATTTAA
- a CDS encoding ABC transporter ATP-binding protein codes for MKNFKRFLKYLIPYKKFQILSIVFNILYALFSSISMLSLLPMVKVLFEEGEKLREKPVFNGFQDFDLNYLENYLNYSITTIQDTKGHLATLIMVVAFVLSTFLLKNVFNYLSILYMTYLNNGILKDLRQDVYDKVISLNVGFFSNERKGDLIARMTSDINTIKVSFMGVLMMVREPLTILFTLAGMFAISWKLTIFVLFFIPISGFLISKVSKNIKSQSGDIFALEGHLLSNIEETLGGIKIIKNFTSENYFSKKFKDFTENINTINNSIGKKMSLSAPASEFLGIFAISILLVYGGSLVLIEKSLSGGAFMAYMGLAYQILTPAKAITKANHALQGGNAAYERVAFILDAENPLKDKIDAKVISEFTKEIKFNNISFKYKDDYVLKDFSLTVPKGKTVALVGESGSGKSTLANLITRFYDVNEGNITFDGVDIKDVTTKSLREQMGIVAQDSILFNDTIANNISLGIEDANDEKIIAAAKVANAHNFISEFPHKYQNNVGDGGSLLSGGQRQRIAIARAVMKNPPIMILDEATSALDTESEKLVQNALENMMENRTSLVIAHRLSTIQNADLIVVMKKGRIVEQGSHEELLKMNGTYTNLVSLQSLEVN; via the coding sequence ATGAAAAACTTTAAAAGGTTTCTTAAATACCTTATTCCTTATAAGAAATTTCAAATTCTAAGCATTGTTTTTAATATTTTATATGCTCTATTTTCTTCAATATCCATGCTTTCCCTATTGCCCATGGTTAAAGTTTTATTTGAAGAAGGGGAAAAACTAAGAGAAAAACCTGTTTTTAATGGATTTCAAGATTTTGATCTAAATTATTTAGAAAACTATCTCAATTACTCTATCACCACCATTCAAGATACTAAAGGTCATTTAGCCACCTTGATAATGGTTGTAGCTTTTGTTTTAAGCACATTTTTATTAAAAAACGTGTTTAATTATCTTTCTATTTTGTATATGACCTATCTAAACAATGGCATTTTAAAAGATTTAAGACAAGATGTATATGACAAGGTTATAAGCTTAAATGTGGGCTTTTTTTCGAATGAACGTAAAGGGGATCTAATTGCTCGAATGACTTCAGATATCAATACTATAAAAGTATCCTTTATGGGGGTTCTAATGATGGTGAGGGAACCTTTAACTATTCTATTCACACTTGCAGGTATGTTTGCCATAAGTTGGAAACTAACAATTTTCGTTCTCTTTTTTATTCCAATTTCTGGATTCTTAATTTCAAAAGTAAGTAAAAACATCAAAAGCCAATCTGGCGATATTTTTGCTTTAGAAGGTCATTTATTATCTAATATTGAAGAAACCCTAGGAGGCATAAAAATTATCAAAAACTTTACTTCAGAAAATTATTTCTCAAAAAAATTTAAAGATTTTACAGAAAACATAAATACGATTAACAATTCCATTGGAAAAAAAATGAGTTTATCCGCTCCAGCTAGCGAGTTTCTAGGAATTTTTGCCATTTCTATATTACTTGTTTATGGAGGGTCTTTAGTACTCATTGAAAAATCTTTAAGTGGCGGGGCTTTTATGGCTTATATGGGGCTTGCTTACCAAATTTTAACTCCTGCTAAGGCCATTACCAAGGCTAACCATGCATTGCAAGGTGGAAATGCAGCCTATGAAAGAGTGGCTTTTATTTTAGATGCTGAAAACCCTTTAAAAGACAAGATTGACGCCAAGGTAATTAGTGAATTTACCAAAGAAATAAAATTCAATAACATATCCTTTAAATATAAAGACGATTATGTGTTAAAAGATTTTAGCCTTACTGTTCCTAAAGGAAAAACCGTAGCGCTAGTTGGTGAATCTGGAAGTGGAAAATCTACTTTGGCAAATTTAATAACCCGCTTTTATGATGTAAACGAAGGCAATATTACTTTTGATGGTGTAGACATTAAGGATGTAACTACAAAATCCCTAAGAGAGCAAATGGGTATTGTAGCCCAAGATTCTATTTTATTTAATGATACCATAGCTAATAATATTTCGTTAGGTATCGAAGACGCAAATGATGAAAAAATAATAGCCGCAGCAAAAGTTGCAAATGCGCATAATTTTATTTCTGAATTTCCACACAAATACCAAAACAATGTAGGTGATGGTGGTAGTCTACTTTCAGGGGGACAGCGTCAACGTATAGCTATCGCTAGAGCAGTGATGAAAAATCCACCTATAATGATCCTAGATGAAGCAACTTCAGCATTAGATACAGAATCAGAAAAATTAGTACAGAACGCACTTGAAAATATGATGGAAAACCGTACCTCTTTAGTGATTGCGCACAGACTTTCCACAATTCAAAATGCCGATCTTATTGTAGTCATGAAAAAAGGTCGAATTGTAGAGCAAGGCTCCCATGAAGAATTATTAAAAATGAATGGTACTTATACTAATTTGGTTTCACTGCAATCTTTAGAAGTTAATTAA
- a CDS encoding glycosyltransferase family 4 protein, producing MKTHPLGLNIVGYTDSMFGLGEAVKLNIEAARKLNIPVNIINYEKVKRHTDYRYEFKYSINLVQIAINDLDKFFSVIDPDFFNNKYSILFLIWESEYFPSKFERTINLFNEIWTASTYCKSIFEKVYKGSIITVPHPVEIGLKPIQNQNSDLLFDKNRFSFLFIFSYHSSIERKNPFFLVEAFIKAFGNNEKVELVIKTVGAQQFKQSKKKLHKSISGQNNIRIIDLDLHKNRVNHLINDCDCYVSMHHSEGFGLTLAEAMYLGKPTIATNYSGNTEFMNENNSFLVDYELGLIENPDNNFCSKTLWGNPNMQSAVKNLKEVYNNPDLRTEKAMNAQLYVKEKLSFYAIGSIIKNRLQHLYANFETLTVNQKQNAYLLNQLQLSKKEIAQLQRQVHRMRKNVIIRFILFLKDTVRKFKGKMIY from the coding sequence ATGAAAACACATCCTCTAGGACTTAATATTGTTGGCTATACCGATAGTATGTTTGGCTTGGGCGAAGCCGTAAAATTAAACATTGAAGCAGCTAGAAAACTTAATATACCAGTAAATATTATAAATTATGAAAAGGTTAAACGACATACGGACTACAGATATGAATTTAAATACTCAATAAATTTAGTTCAAATAGCAATAAACGATTTGGATAAATTTTTTAGCGTTATTGATCCTGATTTTTTTAATAATAAATATTCCATTCTTTTCTTAATATGGGAATCTGAATATTTCCCATCAAAATTTGAAAGAACCATAAATCTCTTTAATGAAATATGGACAGCTTCTACTTATTGCAAAAGTATATTTGAAAAGGTATATAAAGGTTCTATAATTACTGTTCCTCACCCTGTTGAGATAGGCCTTAAACCTATACAAAACCAAAATTCTGATCTGCTTTTTGATAAAAACAGATTTAGCTTCTTATTTATATTTAGCTACCATAGTTCCATAGAAAGAAAAAATCCGTTTTTCTTGGTTGAGGCTTTTATTAAAGCCTTTGGGAATAATGAGAAGGTTGAACTAGTCATCAAAACGGTAGGTGCCCAACAATTTAAACAATCAAAAAAGAAATTACATAAATCCATTTCAGGTCAAAATAACATTAGGATAATTGATCTTGATCTACATAAAAACAGGGTGAACCACTTAATAAATGATTGTGACTGTTATGTTTCCATGCATCATTCTGAAGGATTTGGACTTACCCTAGCTGAAGCCATGTACTTGGGAAAACCTACCATTGCAACTAACTATTCGGGTAATACAGAATTCATGAACGAGAACAATAGCTTTTTAGTGGATTATGAACTTGGACTTATTGAGAATCCTGATAATAATTTTTGTTCTAAAACCTTATGGGGCAATCCTAATATGCAATCTGCGGTTAAAAATTTAAAGGAAGTTTACAATAATCCGGACTTAAGAACAGAGAAAGCCATGAATGCACAGCTTTATGTTAAAGAAAAATTGTCATTTTATGCAATAGGATCGATAATTAAGAACCGATTACAGCATCTATATGCAAACTTTGAGACCTTAACAGTTAACCAAAAGCAAAATGCCTATTTATTAAATCAATTGCAGCTTTCAAAAAAGGAAATAGCTCAACTTCAAAGACAGGTTCATAGAATGAGGAAAAACGTCATTATCCGTTTTATTTTATTCCTAAAAGATACTGTTAGAAAATTTAAAGGAAAAATGATTTATTAG
- a CDS encoding glycosyltransferase family 4 protein: protein MLLNSKKTETYQYILQLIKIKISMKKPCPPKNIFLETHNIKNLYSGFGQFNFNLAKALSKETEFLSEHQIILNCNNNSVKKELNGNISFNRYLPITRYPLFRIKKKFSLWHSVNQNTKIEPASLNVPYLLTIHDVNFLEEESGKRLDFRMNQLKNKLKRSSAIVYVSEFAKKNTHAHFSVPNIPEYVIYNGNNFNDNSSKRIENNHPGYVPNKPFIFSIGQIVEKKNFHTLIEMLSFLSDIVLVIAGGLKTAYTEILKEKIQHYKLENRVVLLGNIPESDKIFYYKNCLAFAFPSLREGFGLPVLEAMTFGKPIFLSNKTSLPEIGGDHSFYWDNFDAEDMANVFEAGMSKFEDNKDVFKSAYINRSQQFTWEKAAKDYTNVYKNILKN from the coding sequence TTGCTTTTAAATAGCAAAAAAACTGAAACATATCAATATATACTACAGTTAATAAAAATCAAAATATCTATGAAAAAACCATGTCCTCCCAAAAATATTTTTCTAGAAACACACAATATAAAAAATCTATACAGCGGTTTTGGACAATTCAATTTTAATCTTGCTAAAGCATTGAGCAAGGAAACTGAATTTTTAAGCGAACATCAAATAATTCTTAATTGTAACAATAACAGCGTAAAAAAAGAGTTAAATGGCAACATTTCCTTTAATAGATATTTGCCTATAACAAGATATCCCCTTTTTAGAATCAAAAAAAAGTTTAGTTTGTGGCATTCTGTTAATCAAAATACAAAAATAGAACCTGCTTCTTTGAACGTTCCTTATTTATTAACCATTCATGATGTGAATTTTTTAGAAGAAGAATCAGGCAAACGTTTAGATTTCAGAATGAATCAACTCAAAAACAAACTCAAAAGAAGCTCTGCCATCGTATATGTTTCTGAATTTGCAAAAAAAAATACACATGCTCATTTTAGCGTTCCAAACATTCCTGAATATGTTATATATAACGGAAATAATTTCAATGATAATTCGTCAAAAAGGATAGAAAATAATCACCCTGGATATGTTCCCAATAAACCGTTTATTTTTTCAATTGGCCAAATAGTTGAAAAAAAAAATTTCCATACATTAATAGAAATGTTAAGCTTTTTAAGTGATATTGTTTTAGTTATAGCCGGGGGTCTTAAAACTGCATATACTGAGATTCTAAAGGAAAAAATACAGCATTATAAGTTAGAAAATAGAGTTGTTTTATTGGGTAATATACCAGAATCGGATAAAATATTTTATTATAAAAATTGCCTCGCATTTGCTTTTCCTTCCTTGCGTGAAGGTTTTGGACTTCCTGTCCTAGAAGCCATGACTTTTGGCAAACCTATATTCCTTTCCAACAAAACATCCTTACCAGAAATAGGCGGAGATCATTCCTTTTATTGGGATAATTTTGATGCCGAAGATATGGCAAATGTTTTTGAAGCTGGAATGTCTAAATTTGAAGACAATAAAGATGTATTCAAATCTGCTTATATAAATCGTTCACAACAGTTCACCTGGGAAAAAGCAGCCAAAGATTATACAAATGTTTATAAAAACATTTTAAAAAACTAA